The window GGCCGTTGAGATGCCGGGCCAGGTTCGCGGACTGCCGCACCGCCCGGTCCCCGTCGCCGTCAGCCATCAGCCGCGAGTCCGGGCGGTCTGGCGGGCCGTCGTCGCGGTCCCGGCGGTCGGTGGGACGTCGGCGGCGACGACGGGCGGCGTGAAGGCGTTGAGGCGCGCGGCGTTCAGGACGACGCTGATGCTCGACAGGGCCATCGCCCCGGCGGCGATCATCGGCGACAGCAGCGCGCCGGTGAACGGGTAGAGCAGCCCGGCGGCGATCGGGATGGCGGCGGCGTTGTAGCCGAACGCCAGGACGAGGTTCTGCCGGATGTTGCGCATCGTCGCGCGGGACAGCGCGACGGCGGTGACCAAGCCCTTGAGCTCGCCGGACATGAGGGTCACGTCAGCGGCCTCGATCGCGACGTCGGTGCCGGTGCCGATGGCGACGCCGACGTCGGCCTGGGCGAGCGCGGGGCTGTCGTTGATGCCGTCGCCGACCATCGCGACGACCTTGCCCTCGTCCTGCAGCGCGCGGACCTCTGCGGCCTTCTGGTCCGGCAGGACCTCCGCGAGGACGCGGGTGATGCCGACCTGCCGGGCGACGGCGTTCGCGGTCCGCGGGTTGTCCCCGGTGATCATCACGACTTCCAGGCCCATGTCCTGCAGTCTGCGGATAGCGGCCTTGCTGTCCGGCCGGACGGTGTCGGCGACGGCGACGAGCCCGGCGGCCTTGCCGTCGACGGCGACGTACATCGGGGTCTTGCCCTCGTCGGCGAGCCGGTCGGCGTGCGCGTCGAGCCCTGCCGTGTCGATGCTCGCGTCGCGCAGGAGCCGGGCGTTGCCGATGAGCAGCTCGCGCCCGTCGACGGTGGCGCGGACGCCCTTGCCGGTGACCGAGTCGAACGTCGTGACCGCCGGCAGGTCCAGGCCCTGGTCGCGGGCGCCCGTGACGATCGCCGACGCGAGGGGGTGCTCGCTGTCGACCTCGGCGGCGGCGACCAGGCGGAGCAGCTCGTCCTCGTCCTGCCCGTCGACGGTGACGACGTCTGTGAGCGAGGGCTTGCCGCGGGTGATGGTGCCGGTCTTGTCGAGCACGATCGTGTGGAGCTTGTGCGCGGTTTCTAGCGCCTCGGCGCTCTTGACCAGGACACCGGACTGCGCGCCCTTCCCGGTAGCGACCATGATCGACAGCGGTGTCGCGAGGCCGAGCGCGCACGGGCACGCGATGATCAGGACGCTGACGGTCGCGACGACCGCGAGCGGGAGCTCCGGCCCGAGGACGAACCACAGGACGAACGTCGCGACGGCCAGGAACAGCACCGCCGGGACGAAGTAGCTCGACACCTTGTCCACGACCCGCTGGATCGGGGCCTTGGACGTCTGGGCCTCCTGGACGAGCCTGATGATCTGCGCCAGCGCCGTGTCGCTGCCGACGCGGGTGGCGCGCATCGTGAACGCGCCGGTCTGGTTGACCGTCGCGCCGATCAGCTCGTCGCCGGCGGCCTTGGCGACCGGGACGCTCTCGCCGGTCACCATCGACTCGTCCACGTTCGAGGTGCCCGTGACGAGCTCGCCGTCGACGGGGATCTTCTCGCCCGGCTTCACCTTGAGCTGGTCGCCGACCTTCACGTCCGCGACCGGGATCTCGACCTCCAGGCCGTCGCGGACGACCCGTGCGGTGGCCGGGACGAGCCCGACGAGGGCGCGGATCGCGTCGCCGGTGCCGGCGCGGGCCCGGGCCTCGACGAGGCGCCCGAGCAGGATGACCGTGACGATGAACGAGACGACCTCGTAGTAGACCTCCCGCGTGTCTTCGGGCAATACGTCAGGGACGACGGTCGCGACGACGCTGTAGCCGAACGCGGCGAGGGTGCCGAGCGCGATGAGGCTGTTCATCTCGGCGCTGCGGTTGCGCAGGGCCCGCCAGCCGGTGGCGTGGATGGGCCAGCCGATCCAGAGGAACACCGGCAGCGTCAGGGCGAGCTGGACCCACCGGTTCATCAGGACATCCGGCACGTACTGCTCTCCGAACAGGCCCATCACCATCGCCGCGTACAGCACCGGGGCCGTGAGCAGCGCGCCCAGGCCGACGCGGATCTTGAGGTCCTTGACCTCGGCCTTGCGGTCGGCGGCCTCGGCGTCCTCGGTGCTCTCGCTGCCCGGCTCGGCGCGGAGCCGTGCCTTAAAGCCGGTGGCCTTCGCGACGGCGTCGGTGAGCGAGTCGGCGGTCGTGATGTCGGGGTCGTACATGACGACGGCTCGTTCCATGCCGAAGTTCACCTGGGCGCTCTCGACGCCGGGAAGGGCCTGCAGGCTGGCCTCGGCGCGGGCGACGTCGGTCGGCAGGCTCCGGAGAGCGCCGGGCAGCGCGAACTCCGCGCGCTCGCGGGCCGGGCCGGCGTCCAGCCGCGGTCCTACGCCGACCGCGCGGGCGGTCTCATGCCCGGCGCCGTGCTGGTGCGCGTCGGCGGCCGGCGTCGTGCTGCGCTCGGGGGCGCCGCCGCCGTCGGCGCTGCTGCTTGGGGCCTCGGCGATGAGGGTGCCGTGGAGCATGTTCATGCCGCAGGCCCAGGAGTACTCGCCCGGCTCGGTGATGTCGAGGTCGAGCACGGTGGTGCCGAACGCGGCCAGCGACGCGCTCTTGCGCAGATCCGGGAACACGACCCGGGCGGAGCAGTCGCTGTTCTCCTGCCGGTCGAAGCGCAACCGGACAGGCTTGCCGGCCTCGACGGTGACGCGGTTCGGGGAGTAGCCGCCCCGGACCGTGATGTCGACGACCTGCCGGCCCCCTTCGAGCTGGGCGCCGACGGCCTTGCGCGGTGCGAAGAAGTACCAGGCGAGCGCGGCGATGACGGCGATGCCGCCGATGACGACGGCGATCTCAGTGGCGTTCATGAACGCTCCTCTTGTTAGTCGTCGGTGTCGGCGACGGTGCGGGACAGGTCGACCAGGGCGCGCAGGCAGTGGTCGCGAAGCGGCTCGGGGAAGCCGTGGGAGAGGCGGTAGTAGACGACCCGACCGTCCTTGCGGGTGCTGACCAGCCCGGCGGTCCGCAGGACGCGCAGGGCGTAACCGACGGAGTCCTCGGTCGCCTCCAGCGCCAGCGACAGGTCGCCGACGCAGAGCTCGTCGACCAGGTCCAGGGCGTAGAGGATCCGGGCGCGGGTCGGGTCCGCGAGCAGCCCCAGGAGCCCGGCGAGGCGCCCGGCCTCCTCGGTGTCGATGAGCCGGGCCTTCGCGGCGGCGACCCGTTTCGGGTCCACGGGGTGGGCGTGGTCTGTCGCCATGCGGACCTCCTTCCTCTCCATCCGTACAACCGTGCGACCGCACGGATGTTCCAGCGCTAGCTGGACCGTTCCGCCGGCAAAGCGCCCTGCGTCGCGGCGGCGGCGACGGTGCAGCACTTCCCGAGCAGCACCACGGTGGCCGCCCCGGAGCCGAACGAGCTCCGTCGCGACGTGGCGCAGTCGTGGAACGGCGTCTGCTCATCGCGTAGGAAGTGACCGGCGAACAGCGCGTGCACGACCGCCCGCGTCGGGCCGGTGCGCCACCGGTCCCGGCGTCGGACCGGCCTTGAGCAGAACGAGTACGCGACGAGGCCGCCGGGCCGCAGCACGCGGAGCATCTCGGTGACGGCGGCTGCGGGGTCGTCGACGGTCTCGATGACCCAGGCGGACATGACGACGTCGAACGTGCCGTCGGGGAACGGCAACGCCTGCACCGACGCGACGGCGCGTGGGTCGTGCAGGTCGGCGGCGCGGGCGAGCATCCCCGGCGAGACGTCGACCAGCACGGGGTGCACGTCCGGGAGGGCCCGCGCAAGCCGTCGGGACAGGGCCCCGGTGCCGGCGCCGGCGTCGAGCACCAGCGGGCGCCCGGCGTCGGTGCTGCCGGCGGCGGCGCGGATGACCGCTTGGAGCATCGCCTGCTCGGCGGCGCGGCCCGCGACGAGGAGCCAGAGCCGCCTCCAGTACCGGTCGTACCGCCCGGCGACCCGCTCGTACGTCGACAGCACCTGCGCCGACCGGTCCGTGTCGCCGCCGGACCCGGCCTTCGGGGCGAGCCGTCCGCGGGCGGCGTCGAGGAGGTCCTGCGCGCGCCACAGGACGGTCCGGGGCGGGTAGAGGAACGGGCAGCCGCTGCCTCGGCTCGGCAGGTCCTGGAGCGTTTCGGTCAGTCCGCCGGCGGCGAGCAGGCCGTCTTGGAACGTCCGGCAGGTGTCGTGCACGCTGCGCCGGGTCCACGCCCACCGCCACTCGCCGCGGTAGCCGTCGGCGTACGCCTGGAGCCGCGCCACGACCTCGGCGTCGGTGATCGGCTCGACGAGGACGGGGTGGAACGAGTGCGCCGCGTGCCGCCCGTGCTGCGGGTCGCGCTGCCAGGTCCCCTTGCGTCCGACGAGGCCGGTGCCGTTGAGGACGCCGTCGGTGCCGTGCGCGAGCTGGCGCACGCCGACGGGGATCTCGCGCGGCCACCAGCCCCAGCTCCGCTCGCCCGCCTCGACCCACCAGTGGCCGTAA is drawn from Mycobacteriales bacterium and contains these coding sequences:
- a CDS encoding metalloregulator ArsR/SmtB family transcription factor; protein product: MATDHAHPVDPKRVAAAKARLIDTEEAGRLAGLLGLLADPTRARILYALDLVDELCVGDLSLALEATEDSVGYALRVLRTAGLVSTRKDGRVVYYRLSHGFPEPLRDHCLRALVDLSRTVADTDD
- a CDS encoding class I SAM-dependent methyltransferase; amino-acid sequence: MTRPATARRPLVPRALRRRARRLRARSRLRAANLRGTGATLRRRAEAPALGPTVPEPEGVETTYGAPRTLLTVTVKRDNPQWLDLYGHWWVEAGERSWGWWPREIPVGVRQLAHGTDGVLNGTGLVGRKGTWQRDPQHGRHAAHSFHPVLVEPITDAEVVARLQAYADGYRGEWRWAWTRRSVHDTCRTFQDGLLAAGGLTETLQDLPSRGSGCPFLYPPRTVLWRAQDLLDAARGRLAPKAGSGGDTDRSAQVLSTYERVAGRYDRYWRRLWLLVAGRAAEQAMLQAVIRAAAGSTDAGRPLVLDAGAGTGALSRRLARALPDVHPVLVDVSPGMLARAADLHDPRAVASVQALPFPDGTFDVVMSAWVIETVDDPAAAVTEMLRVLRPGGLVAYSFCSRPVRRRDRWRTGPTRAVVHALFAGHFLRDEQTPFHDCATSRRSSFGSGAATVVLLGKCCTVAAAATQGALPAERSS
- a CDS encoding heavy metal translocating P-type ATPase, giving the protein MNATEIAVVIGGIAVIAALAWYFFAPRKAVGAQLEGGRQVVDITVRGGYSPNRVTVEAGKPVRLRFDRQENSDCSARVVFPDLRKSASLAAFGTTVLDLDITEPGEYSWACGMNMLHGTLIAEAPSSSADGGGAPERSTTPAADAHQHGAGHETARAVGVGPRLDAGPARERAEFALPGALRSLPTDVARAEASLQALPGVESAQVNFGMERAVVMYDPDITTADSLTDAVAKATGFKARLRAEPGSESTEDAEAADRKAEVKDLKIRVGLGALLTAPVLYAAMVMGLFGEQYVPDVLMNRWVQLALTLPVFLWIGWPIHATGWRALRNRSAEMNSLIALGTLAAFGYSVVATVVPDVLPEDTREVYYEVVSFIVTVILLGRLVEARARAGTGDAIRALVGLVPATARVVRDGLEVEIPVADVKVGDQLKVKPGEKIPVDGELVTGTSNVDESMVTGESVPVAKAAGDELIGATVNQTGAFTMRATRVGSDTALAQIIRLVQEAQTSKAPIQRVVDKVSSYFVPAVLFLAVATFVLWFVLGPELPLAVVATVSVLIIACPCALGLATPLSIMVATGKGAQSGVLVKSAEALETAHKLHTIVLDKTGTITRGKPSLTDVVTVDGQDEDELLRLVAAAEVDSEHPLASAIVTGARDQGLDLPAVTTFDSVTGKGVRATVDGRELLIGNARLLRDASIDTAGLDAHADRLADEGKTPMYVAVDGKAAGLVAVADTVRPDSKAAIRRLQDMGLEVVMITGDNPRTANAVARQVGITRVLAEVLPDQKAAEVRALQDEGKVVAMVGDGINDSPALAQADVGVAIGTGTDVAIEAADVTLMSGELKGLVTAVALSRATMRNIRQNLVLAFGYNAAAIPIAAGLLYPFTGALLSPMIAAGAMALSSISVVLNAARLNAFTPPVVAADVPPTAGTATTARQTARTRG